The Alicyclobacillus macrosporangiidus CPP55 genome segment GGTTGGCGGCGACGGCAGTGGTGCAACACCGCGGCCTCCCTGGTCCGGACCCTGCGGCGGCGGTGCGCGTCGCGCTCGCGTTGTCCGGTGTCCTGTTCGACGGGCTCAGCCTCGCGCCTCGGCAGGCCTTGCGCGGATTCGTTTCTCCCGACGGCAACTGGCTGCTGCGCGCCACGGACGTGGTGAGCCTGGATGGTCAAACCTGTCCCTTGCCGGGGGATTACCCGGGTTTGTATGCCCTGTACGGATCGACCCCTCAAGGGGATCTCATCTTGATGTCATCGGTAAACAACGCCCTGAAGACCTTGCTCGATCCCCGCACGGGACGTTCGTCTCCCTTCCCGCTCGATACCGGGGCGGACGTCGCATGGGCGGCGGCGCGAAGCCCGCAGGGGGTGTGGGCGAAGGTGGAGGGGAATGATGCGGGAGCCGGCCCCGGAGTGAAGACGTGGGTGACGGTGGGGGGTAAGGTGATCCCGGGCACCGAGTCGGCTGACGGCAGCCCCCAGGTGGCGTGGAGCCCGGACGGTCGGACGCTTGCCATCACGCTGGACAACGGATCGAAGCTTCAAATCCTCCTGGTGCGCCCAGGCGTGGGTCGTCCGGAAGTGGTGGCGCAGGGCGCTTGGCCAGCAACAGGTTCGGTCGGCGGGCCGGCGCTGGGAGATTCGAATCTAGCATGGTCCCCTTCCGGACGATACGCGGCGGCCTCTTCTGGCGACCTGCTGGTGGTGTACGACGCGGAGAGTGGCCGGTTCTCCCGTCTCGACCTCCCTTCGGATGGCCGGTGGGCGTGGGGACCAGGACCCGATACGTTGTGTGCGGTCGTTCCGGAGGGCCTGCGCACCCGCGCCGAGATCCTCGATCCGGCCGACCCGTCGGGGCCGCCGTCGGCGACGTTGCACCTGGACGGGCGGATGGCGGACCTCGTTTCGACGGGAGACGGGCTGGTCATGCAGACCTCGGAAGGCCGGTTGGTGAGTGTGGACGAGCGGGATCGACCGACGATCCTGGCCGAAGATGTACAGGTCTGGTGGTACAACGCGAGTCGCCGGTCGGTGTACTTCGTCCGGAAGACGGATTCGGCGACGCTCTGGTGCGTTACCCTCCCCTGGGCGGCCCGAGGTGACGCGCCATGATGACGAGCGACGAATTCCGGACCCTGTACGAGGAGCACTTCGAGGCGGTTGCGGCATTCGTGTACCACTGCATGGGCGGAGGCGGGCACGCGTGGAACGACCTGGACGACATCGTCCAGCGCGTGTTCATCAAGGTGGCCCAAAACTACGGCCGGTTTCGCGGACAAAGTTCTGTGAGGACGTGGATTTTGGCGATCGCGCGCAATGAGATCGCCAGCTTTCACCGGGCCCGCCGACACATTCGTCAGGAGTTTCCATCGGGAGATACACCACTGGAAGGAGTGGCCATGGCGGAGTCCGCCGAGGACGAGGCCATCCATCGCGACGAGCGGATGCGGCTGCGCGCCCTGGTGTGGGCCCTCCCGATGCCGATGCGGGCAGTCGTGGTCCTGATGGTTTACCATGGGCTCACGTCTGCGGAGGCGGGACAGGTGATGGGGTGGTCTGCCGCGCGCGTGCGCGTCACCTACCATCGGGCGCTGCGGCGATTGCGAAAGCAGGTGGAGACAGCTGGCCAAGTCGACATGCAGATAGCGGGTCAAGTCGAGGTGGACGCGGGGGCTCAACAGGGCTAGGTCCCGGGCTGAGTGCCGGGGCCGCTACGTCCGCCGGCTCCGGTTTTCGTACAAACACCCGGTTTCAGCCGCCGTGGAATCAGACAAACATCGAGAGACTGCGCCACCTTTGTGTTCCGCAGTTTCCACTTGGCAGTACCCCAGATGTGTCGGTTGGCGGGCCCTCCCGGGCCCGCCAACAATTCTATCCCCGCCTGCTGGCCGCATCGGACCGGATCTGATACGAAAGGTCAATACGCCGTCCACCCCGCGTCGGCCACGAGGACGACGCCGTTCACAAAACTGGAATCATCCGAGGCCAGGAAGAGCGCCACCCGCGCAATCTCTTCCGGCTGTCCTACGCGCGGATTCAGATTCATGCCCGCCATGGCCCGCTCCACGCCGAGATACGATGGATCCAAGTTCGGCGCATCGGCCATGATGTTGGTCGCCACACCCCCCGGGGCGATGGCATTGCAGCGAATGCCGAATTTGGCGTACTGGAACGCGACGTTCTTCGTCAACCCGACGACGGCGTGTTTGGAAGCCGTATAGGCAGCGCCGGCCCGCGAGCCGTACAACCCGCCGACGGATGCCGTGTTGATGATCTTGCCGCCGCCCTGTTTCATCATGATGGGAAGCGCACGCCGGATGGCACGCATTGGCCCCGTCACGTTCACCGCAAACACGCGCTCCCACAACTCATCCGTCACATCCGCCGCCGCCGTCATCTTGTCCATGATGCCAGCGTTGTTGACCAGAATATCGAGACCGCCGAACTGGTTGACCGCCGTATCAATCATGTTTTGAACGTCCTCTTCTTTTGCGACGTTGGCCACCACACCAACCGCCGTCCCGCCGGCCTCACGAATTTCGGAAACGACAGCATCCAAAGCCGGCTGGGCAATATCTGCCAGAACCACCTTTGCTCCTTCGGCAGCGAACAATTTCGCCATGGCTCGTCCCATTCCTGAGCCCGCACCCGTTATGACCGCGACCTTGTTCTCCAGTTTCATCCCGGAACACCGTCCCCGTGTTCGTATTGAGCTGCCGTGCTGCCTTGTGTGCGCCTGCCACCTGCCGACCCTGTCATCGCCGTGCCTTCGCATCACCTACCCGATGAAGGTTGCGAACTTGCCTGCCCCGCCAACTGGGCCAGCACCGCCTCCAATTGTTTCAGGTCCTTCCCGGCCGCTTCGAAGTCCCCCTTCGCCGTGTCCGCCTCGTACTGGCGCAGCAATTGGCTGGCCTGCTGGGCGAGTTGGGCCGTGTTCGATCCGGTCGCCGTCC includes the following:
- a CDS encoding PD40 domain-containing protein produces the protein MQDDPLAEQIRDALREPALGDRREAIWARLQSRVGEPLAGSVVRKWPRYARQAAAVAAAVLVCGLAATAVVQHRGLPGPDPAAAVRVALALSGVLFDGLSLAPRQALRGFVSPDGNWLLRATDVVSLDGQTCPLPGDYPGLYALYGSTPQGDLILMSSVNNALKTLLDPRTGRSSPFPLDTGADVAWAAARSPQGVWAKVEGNDAGAGPGVKTWVTVGGKVIPGTESADGSPQVAWSPDGRTLAITLDNGSKLQILLVRPGVGRPEVVAQGAWPATGSVGGPALGDSNLAWSPSGRYAAASSGDLLVVYDAESGRFSRLDLPSDGRWAWGPGPDTLCAVVPEGLRTRAEILDPADPSGPPSATLHLDGRMADLVSTGDGLVMQTSEGRLVSVDERDRPTILAEDVQVWWYNASRRSVYFVRKTDSATLWCVTLPWAARGDAP
- a CDS encoding RNA polymerase sigma factor, whose translation is MTSDEFRTLYEEHFEAVAAFVYHCMGGGGHAWNDLDDIVQRVFIKVAQNYGRFRGQSSVRTWILAIARNEIASFHRARRHIRQEFPSGDTPLEGVAMAESAEDEAIHRDERMRLRALVWALPMPMRAVVVLMVYHGLTSAEAGQVMGWSAARVRVTYHRALRRLRKQVETAGQVDMQIAGQVEVDAGAQQG
- a CDS encoding SDR family oxidoreductase, producing the protein MKLENKVAVITGAGSGMGRAMAKLFAAEGAKVVLADIAQPALDAVVSEIREAGGTAVGVVANVAKEEDVQNMIDTAVNQFGGLDILVNNAGIMDKMTAAADVTDELWERVFAVNVTGPMRAIRRALPIMMKQGGGKIINTASVGGLYGSRAGAAYTASKHAVVGLTKNVAFQYAKFGIRCNAIAPGGVATNIMADAPNLDPSYLGVERAMAGMNLNPRVGQPEEIARVALFLASDDSSFVNGVVLVADAGWTAY